In Cytobacillus oceanisediminis, the following proteins share a genomic window:
- a CDS encoding C39 family peptidase yields the protein MNFYIAAIVLFLFLIVIFRKTMLKTAPMFLIVFILISGAFVYDNLFGSQPASAVNQIKSWLSEPAEKASSFLGHNTAVIKIKEETIIDAPAVNQFPELPRGCEVTSLSMLLQHAGIQADKMTLAKEIKKNPEPYRIENGKIYFGHPNDGFIGDMYSFDNPGLGVYHKPVKELAEKYMPGSIEDLTGSDFEELKIHLSDSRPVWVIINTAYKQLSDDFFQTWHTPSGKIQVTYKEHSVLLTGYDQEYMYFNDPLTGEKNKKAPITDFEKAWVQMGKQAITYLP from the coding sequence TTGAATTTTTATATTGCGGCTATTGTTCTTTTCTTATTTTTAATAGTGATATTCAGAAAAACAATGTTAAAAACGGCACCAATGTTTTTAATTGTCTTCATCCTGATTTCTGGAGCATTTGTTTATGACAACCTTTTTGGAAGCCAGCCTGCTTCAGCCGTAAACCAAATTAAATCATGGCTGTCTGAACCTGCTGAGAAAGCCAGCTCTTTCCTTGGACACAACACTGCCGTAATTAAGATCAAGGAAGAAACAATTATAGATGCTCCCGCAGTCAATCAGTTTCCTGAGCTCCCCAGGGGATGCGAAGTGACGAGCTTATCCATGCTCCTTCAGCATGCAGGGATACAGGCTGATAAAATGACACTTGCTAAAGAAATAAAGAAAAATCCTGAGCCTTATCGCATAGAAAACGGAAAAATCTATTTCGGGCACCCAAATGACGGGTTCATAGGCGATATGTATTCCTTTGATAATCCAGGTCTCGGCGTTTATCATAAACCCGTAAAAGAGCTTGCGGAAAAGTACATGCCTGGCTCCATTGAAGACCTTACCGGATCCGATTTTGAAGAATTAAAAATCCATTTGTCAGACAGCAGACCTGTCTGGGTTATTATCAACACAGCCTATAAACAGCTTTCTGATGACTTTTTCCAGACCTGGCATACGCCAAGCGGAAAAATCCAGGTTACCTATAAAGAGCATTCAGTCCTGCTCACAGGCTATGATCAGGAATACATGTATTTCAACGACCCGCTCACAGGCGAGAAAAATAAAAAAGCACCCATAACCGATTTTGAAAAAGCATGGGTGCAGATGGGCAAACAGGCTATTACTTATCTCCCATAA